The following is a genomic window from Hymenobacter monticola.
CCGGATTGGGGAAAATGGAAACCGCCACGCTGGCTCCTTCGGTGGTGACGAGGGCGGGCGCCGCGTTGTCGAGCGAGCCGTTGGGGCGCAGCAGGCGCAGGCGGTAGTAGTGTAGGCCGCCGGGCGTTTGCGCGTCCAGGTACTGGTACTGGGCCGCGGGCGGGCGGGTAGTCACGGTGGCCAGGCGCGTCCAGGCAGTGGTGTCGCCGCCGAGGCTGCGTTCCACCACGAAGCTGCTCAGGAAACATTCATCGCGGGTGGCCCAGGTGAGGGTGGTGCCCGTGCCGGCGGCGTACTGCGCCCCAAAACCGGTGAGTGGTGCCGGCAGCAGGGCCGGGCCGCCGCAGCCCAGTAGAAGGAAGCTACGCCCCCGCAGCACCTGGCGGCCACCGGCCACGTCGCTGTTGGCGTTGAGGGCCCGGGTGTTTTGGCCGCGGGCCACGGCGTAGTGCATCACGGCCCCGGGCAGGATGAGGTGGGTGAGCTGCTGGGCATGCCCCAACTCGTGCACGGCCACGGATTCAAAATCAATCTGTCCCAGCGAACCAATAGCCGGCGCGGGTCCAAACTGGAAGTTGGCCCCGTCATCAAACTGCATGTCGATTTCCTTCACCCAAAACACCACCTCGCCGCTGGGCGCGTAGCAGCCGCGGTAGTAGCTGGTGGTGCGGCCCAGCACCTGGGCCGGCAGTTCGTTGCCGGCGTCGAAGGCCACCACGTTCTGGCCGTCTTCGGCGATGACGTTGCTGGGGTTGGCGGCGGCCACGTCCCAGTTCATGCCCGTTTGGCAGCGCCAGGTGGCCAGGGCCCGCTGCCAGGCTGCCGCGGCGCCGGCCGCGAAACCAGGCCCAAACCGGAAGCTGATGCCGCCGGTGGCATTGAGCGCAATGTGGTTGGGGCGTTGCAGAATGGTGCCGTCGGTGTTTTCCACGTTGGTGAGGGCGTAGATGACGGTAACGGCGCTGGCGCTTTCCACCACCGACTGGTCTGAGGTGGTGACGCGGACGGTGCCTGAGCCGGCCGGGTGGCCGTTGCTGGCGGGCGAGCCGCCGTTGGCGGCCGACGGCACCCGCACTTCAATGCGGTTATTGGTCCAGCGGAGGTAGTCGGCATCGCGGGCCTTGACGCGGGTGCTGCCGCCGTCGTCGGCGTTACGAAAGTCGACGAAGCCCGTGCCCCGGCTGTTGCCAAACCCGTCGCCGGTGATGGTAAGCACCGCGCCGGTGCCGGCGGGCAGGGTTTGGGGCGAGAAGCTGCTGATGGTGGGGGCCATGTTGCGCCGGCTGGGCGTGGCCGCGGGCACTAGCGCCGTATTCGCTTGCAAGAGCTGGCGGGGCTGGCCGGTCAGGCTGCTTATGCCTTTGAAAAAAGACGCGTCCAGGGCCGCATAAGTGCGGAATGGCTCGGCGGCAGTACGCTCGGTTGGGTTGAATTCGATGAAGCCCTGCTGGCTGGCGTAGGGCGTGTAGGCATTGGCGCCGGCAGGCAGCCCCGGCCAAGGCGTATGGGTCAGGAAAAAGACGCCTTGCTGGCCGGGGGCCAGCTGCAGGGTGTTGGTGAGGACCTGCTGGTCGAGCCCGAGCCGGCCGCCTTCGGTGACGAGCACGAGGCCGGTGGTGTCGGTCACCTGGCCTTTCAGCAGCGAAAAGACGCGCAGCCGGTGCCGTGTGAACAGGCGCGTGTGGCCGGCGTTCCAGAAGCCTTGGGCATCGAGCACCTGGGCTTCGACCACCAGCGCCGCCTGCCGGGCGCGCCGGGCCGGGTCGACGGGCTGCATGAGGCAGTGCAGCTCCGGCGCGGGCGTCTGGGCGCGGACGCCTGAGCTTCCAACTGCCAGCAGCGTCAGCACACCTGCCGTCCGGCCACTCAAAACGCGAAGAAATGGTATCGAAAACGGCATAAGCAAAATAGAGTCAATGCAGCCCAAGATACGGAAAACCGGGTGCTGCCGGCTTCATGGCACCGTTTTCTGAGAAGCGCAGGCTACTGCCCTTGCGGCGCCGGCTGTGGCTGCCAGGAGGGCGCCCCCCCGGCCACCACGGGCCAGCCGTTGGCGTAAGTGAGGCGGTCGAGGATGAGCACGCGGCGGGCGTAGCCTTCCGAGTCGTCGATGGCGTCGAAGGTGGGCTGGCGCGGGTCGATGGCGTGGCAGGCCAGCCAGTCGTGGCCGGCGGCGTCGGTTACCACGCAGTTGTGGCCGGGCGCGCGCCAGTGGTCGTTGGCCGCCAGCAGGGCTGCGTGGGGGTTGCCGGTGGCTGCGGCGTAGGTTTCGAAGGGGCCGGTGGCGTGGCGGGCGCGGGCCACCAATACGGCGTAGTGGGCATGCGGCCCACAGCAATTATCGCCCGAGAAAAACAAGTAATACCAGCCCTCATGGTAATGCACCCAGGCGCCTTCCACGAGGCGGTGGTAGTCGTCGGGGTCGTCGGTGCCGCTGGGGAATATTACGGCCTGTGCCTCGCTACCGGGCGCGAAGCTGAGCCGGTCTTCGGCCAGCTCGCGCACCCAGATGGGCCCGAAGCCCGAGCCCCAGTACAAGAGCCGCTGCCCGGTGGCGGGGTCGTCGTAGGCCATGGGGTCGATGCAGGTGAAGCCGGGGCCCGGCAGCAGCGGCTGGCCGCAGTCGCGGAAGGGGCCGGCGGGCGCGTCGGCTACGGCTACGGCCAGGCTGAAGAAGTCGGCGCCATCGGGCCGGGTGGAGTAGTAGAGGTAGTAGTGGCCACCGTGCTCGCTCACGTGCGGGGCCCATATTTTCTGGCTTTGCTGGCCCCAGACAGGCTTTTCGGGCAGGCCCTCACCGAGGTATTCCCAGTTAACTAAATCCCGGGACCGGGCCACCTGCAGGTTGATAATGACGCCCGCGCGCTTGGTTTGAGTGCCGTAGGCGTAGTACCAGCCATCGGCAGCACGGATGAGGGTGGGGTCCGGAAAGTTGTCGTCGATGATGGGATTCTGGTACATGCGGGGTCTTAAGAGTACAAGACTGCTATCGATGACATCTTTTTGGCACAAGCGAGGCTTCGGCAGTACAAGAGCATCATGCAAACTTTAATCAACCTACATGCCCGGCTTGCTTTGCCGCTGCAAATTAGGCTACTAATTCACCCTTGCAACACCCGCACGGGCTGTTGCTGCAACCAGACGTAGGCCGACGCTACGTCGTCGAAGGTACCGATGTGCGGGCTTTCGACGGCTTGCACAATGGCTTCGGTGGTTTGTCGGGCCACCAGGCTGCGGGGCAGCACCCAGGCAATGCACTGCAGGCCGGCGTTGCGCATTTCTTCTATCCACCACGCGCCCCAGAGCGAGAGCTGCATGGTGGTGCGGCTGATGCTGGAGTTGTCGTTGAGGATTTTAGCGCAGGGGTAGGCCCGCAGGCTGTCGAGCATCAGCAGGCAGCAGGCCTGCGAGCTTTCCTGGTCGTGCTCACCCTTCCAGTCCACGTACAGCCACTGATTGGGAGCGTCGTAGCCGATGAAGATGGCGGGCGTGTCGATGATGACGTGCAACTGCATGAAAACCGGGACAGCAAATCGATGAAGCTTCAAAATTACGGGGCCGCGCCGCTCGGCGCGCAATCCATTGCACGGTTTCGCTTTCAAAAGCGGCGGTGCTCCGTGTTAGCTTTGTGGTTTGGCCCGGTGCGGCGCGCACGGTTTTGCGCCTTGACGGGCTTCTTTTTTTTCTTTTCTCTCTTCTTTATGCTCCGAAAACTTGTTGCCCTGCTGGTCCTTTTTTGCGCGCCCTACAGTCTGCTGGCCTGGGGCGTACT
Proteins encoded in this region:
- a CDS encoding glycoside hydrolase family 43 protein translates to MYQNPIIDDNFPDPTLIRAADGWYYAYGTQTKRAGVIINLQVARSRDLVNWEYLGEGLPEKPVWGQQSQKIWAPHVSEHGGHYYLYYSTRPDGADFFSLAVAVADAPAGPFRDCGQPLLPGPGFTCIDPMAYDDPATGQRLLYWGSGFGPIWVRELAEDRLSFAPGSEAQAVIFPSGTDDPDDYHRLVEGAWVHYHEGWYYLFFSGDNCCGPHAHYAVLVARARHATGPFETYAAATGNPHAALLAANDHWRAPGHNCVVTDAAGHDWLACHAIDPRQPTFDAIDDSEGYARRVLILDRLTYANGWPVVAGGAPSWQPQPAPQGQ
- a CDS encoding IPT/TIG domain-containing protein — translated: MSGRTAGVLTLLAVGSSGVRAQTPAPELHCLMQPVDPARRARQAALVVEAQVLDAQGFWNAGHTRLFTRHRLRVFSLLKGQVTDTTGLVLVTEGGRLGLDQQVLTNTLQLAPGQQGVFFLTHTPWPGLPAGANAYTPYASQQGFIEFNPTERTAAEPFRTYAALDASFFKGISSLTGQPRQLLQANTALVPAATPSRRNMAPTISSFSPQTLPAGTGAVLTITGDGFGNSRGTGFVDFRNADDGGSTRVKARDADYLRWTNNRIEVRVPSAANGGSPASNGHPAGSGTVRVTTSDQSVVESASAVTVIYALTNVENTDGTILQRPNHIALNATGGISFRFGPGFAAGAAAAWQRALATWRCQTGMNWDVAAANPSNVIAEDGQNVVAFDAGNELPAQVLGRTTSYYRGCYAPSGEVVFWVKEIDMQFDDGANFQFGPAPAIGSLGQIDFESVAVHELGHAQQLTHLILPGAVMHYAVARGQNTRALNANSDVAGGRQVLRGRSFLLLGCGGPALLPAPLTGFGAQYAAGTGTTLTWATRDECFLSSFVVERSLGGDTTAWTRLATVTTRPPAAQYQYLDAQTPGGLHYYRLRLLRPNGSLDNAAPALVTTEGASVAVSIFPNPVTGDVLRLQYPTAADGTVIFRIYDRLGRRLSTSSVTLSAGLNVVPFSIASLIPGFYILRWQDAQGKTGNRKFMRY